The Candidatus Binatia bacterium nucleotide sequence GTCTTCAGCAGGCCTTCGCGAGTCGGATCCTCGCCGAGACCTCTGAGGATCCCTTCGAAATATTTCTCCAAGTCGACCCCCCTCCCCTCAGGACTTACTGCCCTTGCGCTCGACCGCCTTCACCTTCTGATACTTCCGGTAGTCGTAGCCAGTGGCCATGGCGAGCAACATCGGCTCCATCCCGCCATCACGTTCGCGGCGGAGGATCGAAAGCCGGCCGAAGAACTCCTGGAAGCCGCGAATCGCCGCACTACGCGCATCATCCGCCAGCGCGGGGATGCGCTCCTCGGTGATGGCAGCGAAACAGGCGGCCGAATCGGCCAGGCCCAGGATGTCGCGAAGCCGCGTGACGGTGAACCGGAACGCGGAGAAGCGCAGCTCGTTGGGGAACGCGTCCCACTCCGCCAGCGAGAGCGTACGCATCGACTCGTAACCGGCGATGACCGTCTCGAACCGCTTCAAGTCGTAGCTGCCGTCGTTGAAGCACAGGGCATTCACGGCGGTCGCGAGATCGAAGATGAACTTACCGCGGCAGGCGGCCTCGAAGCTGACGATGCCGACGAGCTTGTCGCCCTTCAGCAGGACGTTCTCGCTCAGCAGGTCGCCGTAGATGACGCCCTTGGGGAGCTTCGTCTCGAGGTAGTTCCCCAGGTAGTCGACTTCTTCGTCGAGCGTGCGGGTGATGCGCTTGAAGTACGGGGGCAGACGCCGCCGGATCTCGGCGTAGAGATCCGCGACACGATCGAAGCTGAAGCGGTTCTCGATGCCCTTCTTGTAGCCCTTGCCGATGAGGTGCAGCTCGCCGAGCGCGCGACCGACGCCCTCGATCTGGTTGCCGCTGAAGTCGCCGACCTCGGGACGCTTGCCGTCGATGTTCTTGTAGGCGGTGAGTCGCGCGCCGCCGACATCCCGATAGTGGCGGCTCTTGCGATCCGCGAGCGGCTGCGGGCACGGGAAGCCGTGCTTGCGCAGGTACAGGAAGAGATCGACCTCACGCTTCAGGTCGAGCTCGCCGCGGCGGTCGTCGAAGCGGAAGATCACCTTGCTGCGACCGACGTCGACCAGGAAGTTCTTCTGGTGGTTCGACGGGCGCGACCATCCACGCGGCGCTGGCCCAACCCCTTGAACCTTCCCGAGCCCGTACTCCTCGGCGAGGCCTACGATCTGCCTCTTGTCTAGCGCGGCGTCGGTCATCGGTGATCCGTCCGGGCAAGCCCGCGATCGTTCGGCTTCCACCTGCAGCATCCACTCACCCCCTCAAGCCCCATGTAGCGGATCCGTAACGAACGCCCCGTGATTCCGCTATGACTGAAGCCCAGCCAACGATGACACCGTGTTTGTTTTTCCTGCTGCGCGGAAATTAGGAGAACCAAGCAAAACTGTCAACAACGATTTACCGACACCCATCGGGGTACATTCGCTACATCGGCGTTTTGCACCCCAAAACTATTTGGCGCTCGGCCCTCGGAGCGCGGCGACGAAATCCATCACATTCGTCCCCGAAGGGCCTGTCACCAGGGTATCCCCGATCGATTCGAGGAGTCCGCCGCAATCGTGCTCGCGCAGGACCCGGCGAACGACGGCCGCCCCACCCGCCCGACGCCGGGACCGCCCATCTGCGAACCCGCCGGCGGCCGGTGTCTGCCCATCGATGCCGTCGGTTCCGGCCGAGAGGAGGGACCAGGGCCCGCCGGCGAGGCCGGCCATCGCAGCGACGGCGAACTCCTGATTGCGCCCACCCCGCCCCGTGGCCTTCCCGACACTGACGGTGGTCTCCCCGCCCGCGAGTATGCAGGTCGGCCCCCCTCGCCCACCGAGTCCTGCCACAAAGGCCGCCGCCGCCATGGCCGCCTCACCGCGCAGGGGTGCCCGCAGGTTCTCCACCCGGTAGCCCCGCCGGCGCGCCTCCCGGGCCGCCCCGTTGAGCGCGATTCGATTCGAACCGATCACACAGGGGTAGGAACGCCGCTCGTCCGCCGAGCCGGGCTTCACGGTCTCGACCACATCCGGGCGCCCCGCGCAGCCCGCCTCGAGACGGCGCCGCACCGCGACCGGAAGATCCCCCAGGACCCCGAGAGCCGCCAACCCGCGCCAGGCCTCCTCGAAAGTCGACGGGTCAGCGACCGTCGGGCCGGACCCTATCGTCGGCAGCGGGTCGCCGATCACGTCCGAGAGCGCCAGAGTCAGCACCCGTCGAGGCGCGGCGGCCCGCAGTACGCCGCCGCCCTTCACGCTCGAGACGTGCTTTCGCACCGCGTTCATCAAGCCGATATCGGCGCCGCACTTGAGCAAGAGCCTCCCGAGCCGGACCTTGTCGCGCTCTCCGACGCCGCGGGTGGGGCGGGCCAGGAGCGCCGACGCGCCACCGCTCAACAGGAACAGAACCGTGTCGGTCGGCGGTCGGCGGCGAAGACGACGGAGCAGCGCCTCGGTCGACGCGAAGCTGAGCCGGTCCGGAACCGGATGCGAGCCGGGCAGAATGTCGATCCGCCCGACGCGCCGCGTGCGGGCCCCCGTTCGCCCACGCGGGGCTATGACCAGACCACGGGCTTCGGGCGCCAGATCGGCGATCGCCTCGGCCATGGCCGCCGCAGCCTTCCCAGCGCCGGCAACCCAGAGCTCCCCGACGGGCACGCGGAACCGCCGTGTGCCCAGATCGACCTCGATCCTTCCCCCTGCCCGACGGACGTGGCGACGGATCAGATGACCAGGCGCAACGGCCTCGACACCGGCTCGGTAGATCGCTTCGAGGTCGGCGCGATGGCCCACTGAGGTGACTCCCGGGGAGTCGACTCGCTAGGAGTCGTCGCCGCCGTCGTCGCCAACGGCGAAGCGGCGAATGCCGCGATCGTCGTCCGCCTGCCGGGTCTGGCGGGCTTCCTTCTCCTGATCAGCCTGGCAGATGACGCATAGCCGGGTGAAGGGCAGCGCCTTCAGGCGCTCCTCGGCGATGTCGAGCTCGCACTCGTCACAGATGCCGTAGCTGCCGGCCTTGATCCGCACGAGAGCCTCGTCCAGCGACTGCAGCTTCCGGCGGTCGCGGTCGGACAGGATCATGCTGATGTCGCGATCCCGCTCTTCGCTGGCCAGGTCGTAGGCATCCATGCCCTCGTCCTTATGGCCGGAACGACTGGTCTTCGTGTCGCTCTCGATGTCAGCGAGGACCTGCTCACGCATTTTCAGCAGGGATTCTTGGGCATTTTTCAGGAACGCTTTACGCATGGTCCTTGGGTTGATCCTCTCCGTTGGGCCGGGATGCAAGAAACCGGCCCGCGAAGGGTAAGGATGAGGTGGACCTATGTCAACGGCAGGCCACGGTCGCGGAACCACCCCGCCCTGGCGCAGGCTAGGGCGGAATCCCATGTCAGTCGCGCATGTTCACGTACTGCAGGGCCCGCTTGTAATCGGCGTCCCGCAGGAGCTGCATCACTGCCTGTAGGTCGTCCCGCTTCTTCCCGGTCACGCGCACCTGCGCGTCCTGGAGCTGGGCCTGGACCTTCAGCTTGCTCGCCTTGATCATCTTCACGATCTCTTTGGCGTCGTCCTTTTCCAGCCCCTGATGGACGGTGATCGTCTGCTTGGCGAGACCACCGGCCGACGGCTCGACCTTCCCGTACTCGAGCGACTTGAGGCTCACCTGCCGCTTCGCAAGCTTGCCCTGCAGGATCTCGACGACGGCGTTCACCTTGTAGTCATCGTCGGACACGAGCTGGATGACCTTCTTCTCGGGGAACGCGATCTCGGTCTTCGAGCCCTTGAAGTCGTATCGCTGACCGACCTCGCGGCGGGTCTGCTCCAGGGCATTCTCGACCTCGGGAATGTCGACTTCGGACACGACATCGAATGACGGCACAGCTGACTCCTTCTATCGAAACGTTCGGGCAACCCGGCGTTCGTTGCGCGTTCGCCCTAACGAAGCATCTTGCCCAAAAGTTGCAATGACAGGTGGGTCAGCCGCCCGGGGCCTCGATGATGTCCGTGCCCGGCGGCCGCTCGAAGTGGAACAGGTCCTTGTCGACGCCCTCGTTGCGCTGCGGGTCGATCAGGCGAACCTCGGTCACGTTGCCCAGGGGATCCCGAACGGTCGCCGCGCGGAGGTCATAGGAATCGGGATCGACTTCGAGGGTGAGGAGGCCGAGGGCGCCGCCCTCCTCCGCTTTCGGGTGAAGCTCGATGCGAAGACCACCGTCCTCGCCCTCCTCGGCCATCTTCGGATCGAAGTCGCGTCCGATGCGCGCCACGCCGAAGAGGAACGAGACCGGCGTCTGGGACTGAAAGGCCTGCTCGAGCGGCGCGCGCAGCACCTGCTCGTCCTCGGGCTGATGGATCCAGAGGTGCTTGCCATCCGCTACGATCGTCTGCGGCTCAGGCGATTCGTACTCCCACCGCATGAGGCCGGGCCTCTCGAAATACATCCGCCCCTTCGAACGGAGCACCTGGCCCCCCGCCTGAATTCGCATCTCCTGCGTGAACGAAGCGGACAAGTCCACCGTCTCGTCGTACCGGGCTTGGACGCGCCCGGCGATCTCTTCCGCATCGTCCTCGGCCCGCGCCGACGCGCCGAGCACCGTAGCAAGCAAAAGGACTGCGCAGATCGCGTTCCGCACTACTCGTCGTACCCCGCAGCCGCGCGAGCGACGACCTCTCGGGTACCACGGTGGTCTGGGCTACTGACGACGCCCTCGCGCTCCATGCACTCAATCATGCGTGCCGCGCGGTTGTAGCCGACCTGGAGCCGGCGCTGGACGTAGCTGATGGATGCCTTGCCAGTGTCCGTCACAATGGCGACGGCCTCGTCGTACATCGCGTCGTACTGCTCCTCGCCACGTTCCGCCGCGGAGCCCTCGTCCTCGGCGCCCTCTTCTTCGAACAGCT carries:
- a CDS encoding TraR/DksA family transcriptional regulator; this translates as MRKAFLKNAQESLLKMREQVLADIESDTKTSRSGHKDEGMDAYDLASEERDRDISMILSDRDRRKLQSLDEALVRIKAGSYGICDECELDIAEERLKALPFTRLCVICQADQEKEARQTRQADDDRGIRRFAVGDDGGDDS
- the lolA gene encoding outer membrane lipoprotein chaperone LolA; translated protein: MRNAICAVLLLATVLGASARAEDDAEEIAGRVQARYDETVDLSASFTQEMRIQAGGQVLRSKGRMYFERPGLMRWEYESPEPQTIVADGKHLWIHQPEDEQVLRAPLEQAFQSQTPVSFLFGVARIGRDFDPKMAEEGEDGGLRIELHPKAEEGGALGLLTLEVDPDSYDLRAATVRDPLGNVTEVRLIDPQRNEGVDKDLFHFERPPGTDIIEAPGG
- a CDS encoding YajQ family cyclic di-GMP-binding protein, producing the protein MPSFDVVSEVDIPEVENALEQTRREVGQRYDFKGSKTEIAFPEKKVIQLVSDDDYKVNAVVEILQGKLAKRQVSLKSLEYGKVEPSAGGLAKQTITVHQGLEKDDAKEIVKMIKASKLKVQAQLQDAQVRVTGKKRDDLQAVMQLLRDADYKRALQYVNMRD
- a CDS encoding DUF4147 domain-containing protein, with the translated sequence MGHRADLEAIYRAGVEAVAPGHLIRRHVRRAGGRIEVDLGTRRFRVPVGELWVAGAGKAAAAMAEAIADLAPEARGLVIAPRGRTGARTRRVGRIDILPGSHPVPDRLSFASTEALLRRLRRRPPTDTVLFLLSGGASALLARPTRGVGERDKVRLGRLLLKCGADIGLMNAVRKHVSSVKGGGVLRAAAPRRVLTLALSDVIGDPLPTIGSGPTVADPSTFEEAWRGLAALGVLGDLPVAVRRRLEAGCAGRPDVVETVKPGSADERRSYPCVIGSNRIALNGAAREARRRGYRVENLRAPLRGEAAMAAAAFVAGLGGRGGPTCILAGGETTVSVGKATGRGGRNQEFAVAAMAGLAGGPWSLLSAGTDGIDGQTPAAGGFADGRSRRRAGGAAVVRRVLREHDCGGLLESIGDTLVTGPSGTNVMDFVAALRGPSAK
- a CDS encoding homoserine kinase yields the protein MTDAALDKRQIVGLAEEYGLGKVQGVGPAPRGWSRPSNHQKNFLVDVGRSKVIFRFDDRRGELDLKREVDLFLYLRKHGFPCPQPLADRKSRHYRDVGGARLTAYKNIDGKRPEVGDFSGNQIEGVGRALGELHLIGKGYKKGIENRFSFDRVADLYAEIRRRLPPYFKRITRTLDEEVDYLGNYLETKLPKGVIYGDLLSENVLLKGDKLVGIVSFEAACRGKFIFDLATAVNALCFNDGSYDLKRFETVIAGYESMRTLSLAEWDAFPNELRFSAFRFTVTRLRDILGLADSAACFAAITEERIPALADDARSAAIRGFQEFFGRLSILRRERDGGMEPMLLAMATGYDYRKYQKVKAVERKGSKS